From a single Aggregatilinea lenta genomic region:
- a CDS encoding enoyl-ACP reductase FabI, with protein sequence MGLLDGKTALVFGVANNRSIAWGITQALLREKAAVGLSYATETLEKRVFPLAQEAGIDFVEKCDVTSDEQIAATFDKVREQFGKIDILVHAVAFAPGEELGGRFRDVSREGFKLALDISSYSLIPMAKHAADLMPDGGSIMALSYYAAEKVMPRYNVMAIAKAALENIVRYLAADLGPQGIRVNTLSPGPIKTLAAAGIPGFRSMLSHSEKVAPMRTLVSQEDVGNAAAFLASDWAKHITGETLFIDGGYNVLGLTATEEDL encoded by the coding sequence ATGGGACTTTTGGACGGCAAAACAGCCCTGGTGTTTGGGGTCGCAAATAACCGCTCGATTGCGTGGGGCATCACCCAGGCGCTGCTGCGCGAAAAGGCAGCGGTCGGGCTGAGCTACGCAACCGAAACGCTGGAAAAGCGTGTGTTCCCGCTGGCACAGGAAGCGGGCATCGATTTTGTGGAGAAGTGCGACGTCACGTCCGACGAGCAGATCGCAGCCACCTTCGACAAGGTGCGCGAGCAGTTCGGCAAGATCGACATCCTGGTGCACGCGGTCGCGTTCGCGCCGGGCGAGGAGTTGGGCGGGCGCTTCCGCGACGTCTCGCGCGAGGGGTTCAAGCTGGCGCTGGATATCTCGTCGTACAGCCTGATCCCGATGGCGAAGCACGCCGCCGACCTGATGCCGGACGGGGGCAGCATCATGGCGCTGAGCTACTACGCCGCCGAAAAGGTCATGCCGCGCTACAACGTCATGGCGATCGCGAAGGCCGCGCTGGAAAACATCGTGCGCTACCTGGCCGCCGACCTCGGCCCGCAGGGCATCCGCGTCAACACGCTCAGCCCCGGCCCGATCAAGACACTGGCGGCGGCAGGCATACCCGGCTTCCGCAGCATGCTCAGCCACAGCGAAAAGGTCGCCCCGATGCGCACGTTGGTCTCGCAGGAAGATGTCGGCAACGCGGCAGCGTTCCTGGCCAGCGATTGGGCCAAGCATATCACGGGCGAAACGCTGTTCATCGACGGGGGCTATAACGTCCTGGGCCTGACCGCGACCGAAGAGGATTTGTAG
- a CDS encoding serine/threonine-protein kinase — MTQSRMVASRYELGVMIGRGGMGDVYRGLDTHTGQLVAIKLLHDDIVTENPYLVDRFKREGEALRQLNHPSIVQILDTVEDGNRHYLIMEYVGGGSLRTLLDKQGRLPVDQLLNIALDLADALARAHRMNIIHRDIKPDNVLLTETGEPRLTDFGVAHLGDRTRLTQTGSVIGTYAYLSPEACNGLPLDERADIWSFGVMLYEALAGQPPFKAESTGAILTSILTRPAPDLSRVRPEVPYPMVSLISRMLEKDRDRRISSVRLVGAELEAMIRGFDTPIRERMLGPVPTPGQSSRFATPPSDQPTTAGQEPAVPAMEGGTRAFNTPPGYPGYGTPPYTPPGTPPYIPPGTPPPGTPPGTPYPPYQTPGGQWVYTPPDGMVLPTGERVPSGPAWRWITAIIAIVATTIIAVAAIAIIGGDSGSSGNNAEPHPSAVATEFLPEVVVPVEAGETMVLVTKLEQLSGIEQLSGMRPRDVSRFIVDDLEQRLQTVAPFSSIRVRAYPQVITTEEQARAVAEANDAAVIVWGNYSTSLIELEIQVGALDGYPHNGFPRETLEQTANVRVHMQDERQESAAPYVLGVLDVLNVADGGGFETMRTRAVMDILDTTQVGEIPDNSVAAYTHRAFQAVQDDPAQAVQIIDTALALDPGNPILYVERGAANQRQAQLDDARRDLETARRLGPAHWTMPQLLLSTMSDNLNEVFDLFDEIIAERPDDWFPLFFRGAIYYQSGAYDIAQDNIDQAIALAPTANFPYIYGALLAMHEGRIDDAGAMIRTILEQYPDPDFMNRLIAAFFGGSALDSYGYKLSAFGNMVLGRYDDALDAAESGLEHASRDVDLYVIRGFSQCALGDYAQAEQSYTNAIGLEPNFTMIYLLRAEVRRKQRSFTTAAADLQAVNQSIHGQDFMPIAEAVRQGTIGCGNFFSLSNPLLTQAATAEPDGN, encoded by the coding sequence ATGACCCAAAGTAGAATGGTGGCTTCGCGCTACGAACTCGGCGTGATGATTGGGCGAGGTGGCATGGGTGATGTGTATCGAGGACTCGATACGCACACCGGCCAACTGGTCGCGATCAAGCTCCTACACGACGATATCGTCACCGAAAACCCCTATTTGGTGGACCGCTTCAAGCGCGAAGGCGAAGCCCTGCGCCAGCTTAACCACCCCAGCATCGTGCAGATCCTCGACACTGTCGAAGACGGCAACCGCCACTACCTGATCATGGAATACGTGGGCGGCGGGTCGCTGCGCACCCTGCTCGACAAGCAGGGGCGGCTGCCGGTCGATCAACTGCTCAACATCGCGCTGGACCTGGCCGATGCGCTGGCCCGCGCCCACCGCATGAACATCATTCACCGCGACATCAAGCCCGACAACGTGCTGCTGACCGAAACCGGCGAGCCGCGCCTGACCGACTTCGGCGTGGCGCACCTGGGCGACCGTACCCGGCTGACGCAAACCGGCTCGGTGATCGGCACCTACGCCTACCTCAGCCCGGAAGCGTGCAACGGTCTGCCGCTCGACGAGCGCGCGGATATCTGGTCGTTCGGCGTGATGCTCTACGAGGCACTGGCGGGCCAGCCGCCGTTCAAGGCCGAAAGCACCGGCGCGATCCTGACCTCGATCCTTACCCGTCCCGCGCCCGACCTGTCACGCGTGCGGCCCGAAGTGCCCTACCCGATGGTCAGCCTGATCAGCCGCATGCTCGAAAAAGACCGCGACCGGCGCATCAGCAGCGTGCGGCTTGTCGGCGCGGAGCTGGAAGCGATGATTCGCGGCTTCGACACGCCCATCCGTGAGCGGATGCTCGGTCCCGTGCCCACGCCGGGCCAGTCATCGCGGTTCGCCACTCCGCCCAGCGATCAGCCGACCACCGCCGGACAGGAACCCGCCGTCCCAGCGATGGAAGGCGGCACACGCGCCTTCAACACACCGCCCGGCTATCCGGGCTATGGCACGCCGCCCTATACGCCACCGGGCACGCCGCCCTACATTCCGCCCGGTACGCCGCCGCCGGGAACGCCACCCGGCACGCCCTACCCGCCTTACCAGACACCCGGCGGCCAGTGGGTCTACACCCCACCGGACGGCATGGTGCTGCCCACCGGGGAGCGTGTGCCCAGCGGCCCGGCCTGGCGCTGGATCACGGCGATCATCGCCATCGTCGCCACGACGATCATCGCCGTCGCCGCGATCGCCATCATCGGTGGGGACAGCGGATCGTCCGGCAACAACGCCGAACCGCACCCGTCCGCCGTAGCGACCGAGTTTCTACCGGAAGTCGTCGTGCCGGTCGAAGCGGGTGAAACGATGGTGCTGGTCACCAAGCTCGAACAGCTCAGCGGCATCGAGCAGTTGTCGGGCATGCGCCCGCGCGACGTCAGCCGCTTCATCGTGGACGACCTGGAACAGCGGCTCCAGACCGTCGCGCCGTTTTCGAGTATCCGCGTGCGCGCCTATCCGCAGGTGATCACGACCGAGGAGCAGGCTCGCGCCGTGGCCGAGGCCAACGACGCAGCGGTGATCGTCTGGGGTAATTACAGCACCTCGCTGATCGAGCTGGAAATCCAGGTCGGCGCGCTGGACGGCTATCCGCACAACGGATTCCCGCGCGAGACGCTGGAGCAGACGGCCAACGTGCGGGTGCACATGCAGGACGAGCGCCAGGAATCCGCCGCGCCCTACGTGCTGGGCGTGCTCGACGTGCTCAACGTGGCGGACGGCGGCGGGTTCGAGACGATGCGCACCCGCGCCGTGATGGACATCCTCGACACGACGCAGGTCGGCGAAATTCCCGACAACTCGGTGGCGGCCTATACGCACCGCGCGTTCCAGGCCGTGCAGGACGACCCGGCTCAGGCGGTGCAGATCATCGATACGGCGCTGGCGCTGGACCCCGGCAACCCGATCCTGTACGTCGAGCGCGGCGCGGCCAACCAGCGTCAGGCGCAGCTGGACGACGCCCGGCGCGACCTGGAAACGGCCCGGCGGCTCGGTCCGGCGCACTGGACGATGCCGCAGTTGCTCCTTTCGACCATGAGTGACAACCTGAACGAGGTGTTCGACCTGTTCGACGAGATCATCGCGGAACGCCCGGACGACTGGTTCCCGCTGTTTTTCCGGGGCGCGATCTACTACCAGAGCGGCGCGTACGACATCGCCCAGGACAACATCGATCAGGCCATCGCGCTGGCGCCCACCGCCAACTTCCCGTACATCTACGGCGCGCTGCTGGCGATGCACGAGGGCCGTATCGACGACGCCGGGGCGATGATCCGCACCATTTTGGAGCAGTATCCCGATCCCGACTTCATGAACCGCCTGATCGCGGCGTTCTTCGGCGGCAGCGCGCTGGACAGTTATGGCTATAAGCTGTCGGCGTTCGGCAACATGGTGCTGGGGCGTTATGATGACGCACTCGATGCAGCGGAGAGCGGCCTGGAGCACGCCTCGCGTGACGTGGATCTGTACGTCATCCGGGGCTTTTCGCAATGCGCCCTGGGCGATTACGCGCAAGCGGAGCAGTCCTATACCAACGCGATCGGGCTGGAACCCAATTTCACGATGATCTACCTGCTGCGTGCGGAAGTACGGCGCAAGCAGCGCAGTTTCACCACCGCCGCCGCCGACTTGCAAGCCGTCAACCAGAGCATTCACGGCCAGGACTTCATGCCGATCGCAGAAGCCGTGCGCCAGGGCACGATCGGCTGCGGCAACTTCTTCAGCCTGAGCAATCCCCTGCTGACCCAGGCAGCCACCGCCGAGCCGGACGGAAACTGA
- the xseB gene encoding exodeoxyribonuclease VII small subunit, producing MSDDNTTLTFEQAFEELETIVGQLEAGDLSLEESVTLYERGQKLALLCGDLLDNAELRIQQLNEDGTQTPFDPPV from the coding sequence ATGAGCGACGACAACACGACTTTGACCTTCGAGCAGGCGTTCGAGGAACTGGAAACTATCGTCGGGCAGCTCGAAGCGGGTGACCTCTCGCTCGAAGAGTCGGTGACCCTGTACGAGCGCGGGCAGAAGTTGGCGCTGCTGTGCGGCGACCTGCTCGACAACGCCGAGCTGCGCATCCAGCAGCTGAACGAGGACGGCACGCAGACCCCCTTCGACCCGCCGGTGTAG
- the xseA gene encoding exodeoxyribonuclease VII large subunit has translation MAEPFTVHQITLYIRDLFDLDLTLQDVWIEGEVSNFKQAASGHLYFTLKDANSELACVMWRSQAAQLSALPRHGDAVLVHGRIAVYEARGQYQLYCDMLQPAGVGELNRQFELLKAKLDAEGLFDAERKRALPRTPHRIGVVTSPTTAAFQDIQNVIRRRYPLVEILLSPAQVQGRDAAPQIIAALDRLNRRDDIDVILLARGGGSLEDLWCFNDEALVRAVAASRLPVVTGVGHEIDFTLVDFAADHRAPTPSAAAELLTPDGAALRQELRLRRDRLEGALLNALDGWRDRLEANQRWLERLSPAVTVQNARQRVDDMTGRMDAALRRTLERRRDRLDARARALHAASPDALLARGYAMVSRTADGRRVTSIQDAAEGTSLTITLHDGQLTATVRERRADS, from the coding sequence ATGGCCGAACCATTTACCGTTCACCAGATTACCCTTTACATCCGGGACCTGTTCGACCTGGATCTCACGCTTCAAGACGTGTGGATCGAGGGGGAAGTCAGCAACTTCAAACAGGCCGCCTCCGGTCACCTCTATTTCACGCTGAAAGACGCCAACAGCGAGCTGGCCTGCGTGATGTGGCGGTCGCAGGCGGCCCAGTTGAGCGCCCTGCCGCGCCACGGCGATGCCGTGCTGGTGCACGGGCGCATTGCCGTCTACGAGGCACGCGGCCAATACCAGCTTTACTGCGACATGCTCCAGCCCGCCGGAGTCGGGGAGCTGAACCGGCAGTTCGAGCTGCTGAAGGCCAAGCTCGACGCGGAAGGGCTGTTCGACGCCGAACGGAAGCGTGCGCTCCCCCGCACGCCGCACCGCATTGGGGTGGTGACGTCGCCCACGACGGCGGCCTTCCAGGACATCCAAAATGTGATCCGCCGTCGCTACCCGCTGGTGGAGATTTTGCTCAGCCCGGCGCAGGTTCAGGGCCGCGACGCCGCGCCGCAGATCATCGCCGCGCTGGACCGGTTGAATCGCCGCGACGACATCGACGTCATTTTGCTGGCACGCGGTGGCGGCAGCCTGGAAGACTTGTGGTGCTTCAACGACGAAGCGCTGGTGCGCGCCGTCGCGGCGTCGCGCCTGCCGGTAGTGACTGGCGTCGGCCACGAGATAGACTTCACGCTGGTCGACTTCGCCGCCGATCACCGCGCGCCCACGCCCTCGGCGGCGGCGGAGCTGCTCACGCCGGACGGGGCCGCGCTGCGCCAGGAACTACGCCTGCGCCGCGACCGGCTGGAAGGCGCGCTGCTGAACGCCCTCGACGGGTGGCGGGACCGGCTGGAAGCCAACCAGCGCTGGCTGGAACGCCTGTCGCCTGCCGTGACGGTGCAAAACGCCCGCCAGCGTGTCGACGACATGACCGGGCGGATGGACGCAGCTCTACGCCGGACGTTGGAACGCCGCCGTGACCGGCTCGACGCGCGCGCTCGCGCCCTGCACGCGGCCAGTCCCGATGCGCTGCTGGCGCGCGGCTATGCGATGGTCAGCCGGACAGCGGACGGGCGCCGCGTTACCAGCATTCAGGACGCGGCGGAAGGCACATCGCTTACTATTACCCTGCACGATGGGCAGTTAACCGCGACGGTTCGTGAACGCCGCGCCGATTCATAA
- a CDS encoding O-methyltransferase — translation MFERILTFDPAIQHDLTAFIRQWFAPEDDVLSAVRQNTRGKGLPEIQIRPEEGQILGFLAQMLGARRILEIGTLAGYSGIWLARALPPDGKLITLEREKRHAALAREHFNMAGVSDRVEIREGDAMETLDALDDETFDMVFIDAEKSEYPTFLTWAVDHVRSGGLITAHNAFREGQLVAPNPEEGTARLREFLQSLASDARLTSTIIPVGDGIAAAIVK, via the coding sequence ATGTTTGAGCGCATCCTGACCTTTGACCCGGCGATCCAACACGATCTCACTGCTTTCATCCGCCAGTGGTTTGCGCCAGAGGATGATGTGCTGAGCGCCGTGCGGCAGAACACGCGCGGCAAGGGCCTGCCGGAGATCCAGATCCGCCCCGAAGAAGGGCAGATCCTGGGCTTTCTGGCGCAGATGCTCGGCGCACGGCGCATTCTGGAAATCGGAACGCTGGCCGGGTACAGCGGGATCTGGCTGGCGCGCGCGCTGCCGCCGGACGGTAAGCTGATCACGCTGGAGCGCGAAAAGCGCCACGCGGCGCTGGCCCGCGAGCACTTCAACATGGCGGGCGTAAGCGATCGTGTCGAGATCCGCGAGGGCGACGCAATGGAGACACTCGACGCGCTGGACGACGAGACGTTTGACATGGTGTTCATCGACGCGGAAAAGTCGGAGTACCCCACCTTTCTCACCTGGGCGGTGGATCACGTGCGCTCCGGTGGGCTGATCACGGCGCACAACGCCTTCCGCGAAGGGCAGCTCGTCGCGCCCAATCCCGAAGAGGGCACGGCGCGCCTGCGCGAGTTTTTGCAGTCGCTGGCGTCCGACGCGCGCCTGACCAGCACGATCATCCCCGTGGGAGATGGCATCGCCGCCGCAATCGTCAAGTAA
- a CDS encoding TIGR03560 family F420-dependent LLM class oxidoreductase produces MQIAIMIEGQEGINWERWKRIGRAVEDFGFQGLFRSDHFTNSAPIDQDALELWISLAWLADNTSRIEFGPLVSPVSFRHPAQTVRQAAAVDDLSGGRLVLGLGAGWMVREHEMFGYDLLDVGPRFDRFEEALQVITGLLDSDEPVTFDGDYYHFRDAVLLPRPQRPGGPPILIGGTGRKRTLPLVARFADEWNAVSTTLDTFYELNPYLDGLLREQGREPGSVKRSMMTSVYFGRTNAELRRHLEPEGLSPDKLDPRRHFFGTPDQIREQLHAWEEAGLERVMLRWRQLDDMDGLEALARAVL; encoded by the coding sequence ATGCAAATCGCCATCATGATCGAGGGGCAGGAGGGCATCAACTGGGAGCGCTGGAAGCGCATCGGGCGCGCCGTCGAGGACTTCGGCTTCCAGGGACTGTTCCGCTCTGACCACTTCACCAACTCCGCGCCCATCGACCAGGACGCGCTTGAACTGTGGATCTCGCTGGCGTGGCTGGCCGATAACACCTCGCGCATCGAGTTCGGGCCGCTGGTGTCGCCTGTCTCGTTCCGCCACCCCGCGCAGACGGTCCGGCAGGCAGCAGCGGTCGATGATCTCTCCGGCGGGCGGCTGGTGCTGGGTCTCGGCGCGGGCTGGATGGTGCGCGAGCACGAGATGTTTGGCTATGACCTGCTCGACGTCGGCCCGCGCTTCGACCGCTTCGAGGAAGCGCTGCAAGTGATCACCGGCCTGCTCGATTCCGACGAGCCGGTAACCTTCGACGGCGACTACTACCACTTCCGCGACGCGGTGCTGCTGCCGCGCCCGCAGCGGCCCGGCGGTCCCCCGATCCTCATCGGCGGCACAGGACGCAAGCGCACGCTGCCGCTTGTTGCGCGCTTTGCCGACGAATGGAACGCGGTCAGCACCACGCTGGACACCTTCTACGAATTGAATCCGTACCTGGACGGCCTGCTGCGCGAGCAGGGGCGCGAGCCGGGCAGCGTGAAGCGCTCGATGATGACCAGCGTCTACTTCGGACGCACGAACGCGGAGCTGCGCCGTCACCTGGAGCCGGAGGGCCTGTCGCCCGATAAGCTGGATCCCAGGCGGCACTTCTTCGGCACGCCGGACCAGATCCGCGAGCAGTTGCACGCCTGGGAAGAGGCCGGGCTGGAGCGGGTCATGCTGCGCTGGCGTCAACTGGACGACATGGACGGGCTGGAAGCGCTCGCGAGGGCGGTGCTATAG
- a CDS encoding intradiol ring-cleavage dioxygenase codes for MKHDMKHKETMMELHDDDKPIGRVLTRRETLKLLGGAGALVVTGAGILRFGIAQAQGGVTATPASSPTLDPVLACVAKPELTEGPYFVDEMLNRSDIRVDSITGTVKEGLPLRLTFSVSDVTDDMCKPLAGAQVDIWHCDAQGVYSDVQNTVGQNWLRGYQITDETGNATFQTIYPGWYPGRAVHIHFKIRTDPDSDQGYEFTSQLFFDDDVSAEVYTQAPYMGTQNVLNAQDSIYQQSEGLTVLDLVKEDDGYSAVFGIGLDLSASTQSESGAAGGSGGGRPGGGSGGPGRGGPNTASGGSA; via the coding sequence GTGAAACACGATATGAAGCACAAGGAGACGATGATGGAACTGCACGACGACGATAAGCCCATTGGCCGCGTTCTCACGCGCCGTGAAACACTGAAACTGCTGGGTGGCGCCGGGGCCTTAGTGGTGACCGGCGCAGGCATCCTGCGCTTCGGGATCGCCCAGGCGCAGGGCGGCGTGACCGCCACGCCGGCATCCAGCCCGACCCTCGATCCGGTGCTGGCGTGCGTTGCCAAGCCGGAGCTGACCGAAGGCCCGTACTTCGTGGACGAGATGCTCAACCGCTCCGACATCCGCGTGGATTCCATCACCGGGACGGTGAAAGAGGGCCTGCCGCTGCGGTTGACGTTCAGCGTCTCCGACGTAACGGACGACATGTGTAAGCCTCTGGCCGGGGCGCAGGTGGACATCTGGCACTGCGATGCGCAGGGCGTGTACTCGGACGTACAGAACACCGTCGGCCAGAACTGGCTGCGCGGCTACCAGATCACCGACGAGACCGGCAACGCCACCTTCCAGACGATCTACCCCGGCTGGTATCCGGGCCGGGCGGTGCACATCCACTTCAAGATCCGCACCGATCCCGACTCAGATCAGGGCTATGAGTTCACGTCGCAGTTGTTCTTCGACGACGACGTGTCCGCCGAGGTGTATACACAGGCCCCTTATATGGGCACGCAAAATGTGCTGAACGCGCAGGACAGCATCTACCAGCAGAGCGAAGGGCTGACTGTGCTCGATTTGGTGAAGGAAGATGACGGCTACTCGGCGGTCTTCGGCATCGGCCTGGACCTCAGTGCATCCACCCAATCGGAATCGGGCGCGGCGGGTGGTTCGGGCGGCGGCAGGCCGGGCGGCGGCTCTGGCGGTCCCGGACGCGGTGGACCGAACACGGCGTCGGGCGGCAGTGCGTAG
- a CDS encoding L,D-transpeptidase family protein, translated as MIVHANVRSRTMFKALALAALVTASLTACGSDKDDPPPPTVADIAVLAASAPPMTFAPTYDPAITFEPTTVASLPSPTLDLPTQTPLPTDPPPTASPVPTDAPTLAPTDVPTEAPTDPPTDVPTVAPVETDAVEVAMLSTDAATEMPTDAATSEATESAADTPVTIPTEIATEEAGTGAPLTFVYYTNRDGTDDVILHAVDGTEYPLAATGASEREPTCSPDGSTVVYASDATGNYQLYALRAGSDTPMQLTASEGINFAPSFSPDGSTIAFVSTRNEGTPTIWLVNADGTNPRQLTTGLGRDTSPAWGPDGQQLLFATDQEGTWDVFLTIVGGETEGEFPVLPADFSDGNEIWPVFDPLGVRIAYSTWGDLNDPATSNLYLLDFELPEPQPLRVEDGADIAWSWADSTHLLASASVNGGTPIVMLDITTGEIVPLTGIEGFNAGARPCAIDPAVLTGEATPPPDATSEPEPVSTDEITTEDGAVGRNIEGSNRDKSPAFTNDGYVLAPDLLDAGGARHIVQPGENLIKIGGRYGTTWTELAALNALPDPDRLTVGQSLVVPVHRIVYPVGGPQPYDEDLQEPMTAGKEIVVKLDEQHVYAYEDGKLVRDVVVSTGLPDTPTVTGTFAIYQKLPSQTMRGPGYYLPGVPYVMYFHESYGLHGTYWHDNFGQPMSHGCVNLPTPDAQWFYAWAEIGTPVIVMS; from the coding sequence GTGATCGTCCATGCAAACGTCCGATCCCGTACTATGTTCAAAGCGCTGGCTCTGGCCGCGCTCGTCACGGCCAGCCTGACGGCTTGCGGCAGTGATAAGGACGATCCCCCACCCCCCACCGTCGCAGACATCGCCGTGCTGGCGGCCAGCGCGCCGCCGATGACATTCGCGCCTACGTATGACCCGGCGATCACCTTCGAGCCGACGACCGTCGCCTCGCTGCCCTCGCCCACGCTGGACCTGCCGACCCAAACCCCACTGCCCACCGATCCGCCGCCGACCGCGTCGCCCGTCCCCACAGACGCCCCCACTCTCGCGCCAACGGATGTGCCGACTGAAGCGCCCACCGACCCGCCCACAGATGTACCCACAGTGGCCCCGGTCGAAACGGACGCGGTCGAGGTGGCGATGCTGAGCACCGACGCTGCGACTGAAATGCCAACCGACGCCGCAACGAGCGAAGCGACCGAGTCCGCAGCGGATACGCCCGTGACGATCCCGACCGAGATCGCGACCGAAGAAGCCGGGACCGGCGCGCCGCTGACCTTCGTCTACTACACCAACCGCGACGGCACGGACGACGTGATCCTGCACGCAGTGGACGGCACGGAGTATCCGCTGGCCGCGACGGGCGCGAGCGAGCGCGAACCCACCTGCTCGCCGGACGGCAGCACGGTCGTGTATGCCTCCGACGCGACGGGCAATTACCAGCTTTACGCATTGCGCGCCGGAAGCGACACGCCGATGCAGCTCACCGCCTCCGAGGGGATCAACTTCGCGCCGTCATTCAGCCCGGACGGCAGCACGATCGCGTTCGTCTCGACGCGCAACGAGGGCACGCCCACCATCTGGCTGGTCAACGCCGACGGCACCAATCCGCGCCAGCTCACCACCGGCCTGGGACGCGACACGTCGCCCGCGTGGGGGCCGGACGGGCAGCAACTGCTATTCGCCACCGACCAGGAAGGCACCTGGGACGTGTTCCTGACCATCGTCGGCGGTGAGACCGAAGGCGAGTTCCCGGTGCTGCCCGCCGACTTCAGCGACGGCAACGAGATTTGGCCGGTATTCGACCCGCTGGGCGTGCGCATCGCCTACAGCACCTGGGGCGACCTGAACGACCCGGCCACCTCCAACCTGTACCTGCTCGACTTCGAACTGCCGGAGCCGCAGCCGCTGCGCGTCGAGGACGGCGCGGACATCGCGTGGTCCTGGGCGGACAGCACGCACCTGCTGGCCTCCGCCAGCGTAAACGGCGGCACGCCGATCGTGATGCTCGACATCACCACGGGCGAGATCGTCCCGCTGACCGGCATCGAGGGCTTCAACGCCGGGGCGCGTCCCTGCGCGATCGATCCCGCCGTGCTAACGGGCGAAGCCACCCCGCCGCCTGATGCCACCAGCGAGCCGGAGCCGGTCAGCACGGACGAGATCACGACCGAAGACGGGGCGGTTGGGCGCAACATCGAGGGCAGCAACCGTGACAAGTCGCCCGCCTTCACGAACGACGGCTACGTGCTTGCGCCGGACCTGCTGGACGCGGGTGGCGCGCGGCACATCGTGCAGCCCGGCGAGAACCTGATCAAAATCGGCGGACGCTATGGCACGACCTGGACCGAGCTGGCAGCGCTCAACGCGCTGCCGGACCCGGACCGGCTCACCGTCGGCCAGAGCCTGGTCGTGCCCGTGCACCGCATCGTGTACCCGGTGGGCGGGCCGCAGCCCTACGACGAGGATCTCCAGGAGCCGATGACCGCCGGGAAGGAGATCGTCGTCAAGCTGGACGAGCAGCACGTGTATGCGTATGAGGATGGCAAGCTCGTGCGGGACGTGGTCGTCTCGACCGGGCTGCCGGACACGCCGACCGTCACCGGAACGTTCGCCATCTACCAAAAGCTGCCCTCACAGACGATGCGCGGTCCCGGCTACTATCTACCCGGCGTGCCGTACGTGATGTACTTCCACGAGAGCTACGGGCTGCACGGCACGTACTGGCACGACAACTTCGGCCAGCCGATGAGTCACGGCTGTGTCAACCTGCCCACGCCCGACGCGCAGTGGTTCTACGCCTGGGCCGAGATCGGCACGCCCGTGATCGTGATGTCCTGA